A DNA window from uncultured Methanoregula sp. contains the following coding sequences:
- a CDS encoding thiamine pyrophosphate-dependent enzyme encodes MKGIDALTDALCRYTDRQYTVPGFPVTDLGRLTGAEMVINEKTALEYALGDSLSGRRSAVIIKNVGVNACADPLLQAAAQGLIAGVVLVAGDDPEAEGSQTSQDSRYYGELAELPVIEPDETTCYTGVETALRASEQFSRVALLRLTPAILDAEVQSDIVPRQDQKGRLSPRTWTMNGRVTAAEELYRTMFAWSDESSLNRWGGEPLGAGPAPGNTRIVTVHPLPSQAARMQTVNEFGRTFVRDHRGLQPPVPQKRPQAMEDRGFYRTFCPNCPFKGMLDILKVRDMKMICDAGCSVLGMTPPYELGIASYGMGASVAVAARSTKVALIGDYALLHSGLNALIDVYEKDLPLLCIVMKNDCTAMTGKQSTYNPIPYLRWADPVICRAEDVETLERELVVRDRPRTVIVEGTCPEGCSHETVEC; translated from the coding sequence ATGAAAGGAATTGATGCTCTTACCGACGCACTTTGCCGGTACACGGACCGCCAGTATACGGTCCCGGGGTTCCCGGTCACGGATCTCGGCAGGCTGACCGGTGCGGAGATGGTGATAAACGAAAAGACCGCACTCGAATATGCCCTGGGCGATTCGTTGTCCGGCAGGAGATCTGCGGTTATCATCAAGAACGTCGGGGTCAATGCCTGTGCCGATCCCCTGCTCCAGGCTGCTGCCCAGGGACTTATTGCGGGAGTCGTGCTTGTTGCCGGGGATGATCCCGAAGCCGAGGGATCACAGACCTCCCAGGACTCCCGGTATTACGGGGAACTTGCAGAGCTTCCGGTGATCGAACCGGACGAAACCACCTGTTATACCGGCGTGGAAACGGCCCTGCGGGCATCGGAGCAGTTCTCCCGGGTTGCCCTGCTCCGTCTTACCCCGGCTATCCTGGATGCAGAGGTACAATCCGATATTGTTCCGCGGCAGGACCAGAAAGGACGCCTCTCTCCGCGGACGTGGACCATGAACGGACGGGTGACTGCGGCAGAGGAATTATACCGCACGATGTTTGCCTGGTCCGATGAGTCTTCCCTCAACCGCTGGGGAGGCGAACCGCTGGGTGCGGGCCCGGCGCCCGGAAACACCCGGATCGTAACGGTCCACCCCCTCCCCTCACAGGCCGCCCGGATGCAGACGGTCAACGAGTTCGGGAGAACATTTGTCCGGGACCACCGCGGGCTTCAGCCACCCGTGCCCCAAAAACGCCCCCAGGCAATGGAAGACCGGGGGTTTTACCGGACGTTCTGTCCCAACTGTCCGTTCAAGGGCATGCTGGACATCCTCAAAGTGCGGGACATGAAGATGATCTGCGATGCGGGATGCTCGGTCTTGGGGATGACACCCCCCTACGAACTGGGTATTGCAAGTTACGGTATGGGTGCGAGTGTTGCGGTTGCTGCAAGGAGCACAAAGGTGGCTCTCATCGGGGATTATGCCCTCCTGCACTCCGGCCTGAATGCGCTTATCGATGTGTACGAGAAGGATCTCCCCCTCTTGTGCATCGTTATGAAGAACGATTGTACGGCAATGACCGGCAAGCAATCCACCTACAATCCGATCCCGTACCTCCGGTGGGCAGACCCGGTCATCTGCAGGGCGGAGGATGTTGAGACTCTGGAACGCGAACTTGTGGTCCGGGACAGGCCCCGGACCGTAATTGTTGAAGGAACCTGTCCTGAGGGATGCAGTCATGAAACCGTGGAATGTTGA
- a CDS encoding radical SAM protein, giving the protein MHWNDLKAELLAIGSARLAGEPAEEYIARSAAGPGAGGSGAVFFAMGSHRVKFGLNPKSAIEIVHRGGGVADLYYGGKLIPGKLLEPGCHCPDQAFITVTGSCIFRCRYCPVPLQSGKRKTIEEIMDLVESVRHRISAISLTSGVLSSVEEEEAYVLEVIKRLSFFGLPLGVSIYPTDQTPDRLRELGVREVKFNLEAATPELFKIMCPGLDYDQIWRALDRSVVLFGRGRVFSNVLIGLGETDEELATCIRNLADHGVIPVLRPLNPVAGMTGTPRPSADRLKRIFEIHKQALEEAHLDPRQALTMCTNCAGCDLVPGRDE; this is encoded by the coding sequence ATGCACTGGAACGACCTGAAAGCCGAGCTGCTTGCCATTGGATCAGCCCGCCTGGCCGGAGAACCTGCAGAAGAGTATATCGCACGGTCCGCAGCCGGCCCGGGTGCCGGGGGATCCGGGGCAGTATTCTTTGCCATGGGCAGCCACCGGGTGAAATTCGGCCTGAATCCCAAGAGCGCAATCGAGATAGTTCACCGGGGTGGTGGGGTGGCTGACCTGTATTACGGGGGAAAGCTGATCCCGGGAAAACTGCTGGAACCCGGCTGTCACTGTCCTGACCAGGCATTCATCACCGTCACCGGCAGCTGCATCTTCAGGTGCCGCTATTGTCCGGTTCCTCTGCAGAGTGGGAAACGCAAGACCATTGAAGAGATTATGGATCTGGTTGAATCGGTGCGGCACCGGATCAGTGCTATCTCTTTAACGAGCGGCGTGCTCTCCAGTGTGGAAGAAGAGGAAGCCTACGTGCTTGAAGTGATAAAACGCCTCAGCTTCTTCGGTCTTCCACTCGGTGTTTCCATTTACCCTACCGATCAGACACCGGACCGGCTCAGGGAACTTGGCGTACGGGAAGTGAAATTCAATCTGGAAGCCGCAACGCCGGAACTGTTCAAGATCATGTGCCCGGGGCTGGATTATGATCAGATCTGGCGGGCTCTCGACCGGTCCGTTGTACTGTTCGGCCGGGGCCGTGTCTTCTCCAATGTCCTGATCGGCCTTGGAGAAACCGATGAAGAACTGGCGACCTGTATACGGAACCTCGCCGATCACGGGGTGATCCCCGTTCTTCGGCCGCTCAACCCGGTCGCCGGCATGACCGGTACTCCCCGGCCGTCTGCTGACCGGTTGAAACGCATATTTGAGATACATAAACAAGCCCTGGAAGAGGCGCATCTCGATCCCCGCCAGGCCCTCACCATGTGTACGAACTGTGCAGGCTGCGACCTGGTGCCCGGGAGGGATGAATGA
- the mmp11 gene encoding methanogenesis marker protein 11 yields the protein MMNISEPYVIHYPKIVAVADESGENVELVEFFDCIGGAMWAQHHYAQSPIIRDVRCVGSTTRYRISPGSVNLALEGSRFPAGISACTVEPDEIAITYIGMGGGGVGAAACRSDAKGVLRSRSDPAGGGRVAGATLWLPRMQRVLIGVDDTDTPEEGATWTLVHNIARAAEDEKSVYLSHTIVQLYPVPYRTKNCVGLVAEFATSDPKGLVRRFHALLEKYTLSKKTGMAVYTGFSPSEDLLAFGRKVKRGEVASGLLESLNDNHLEIVMNGRGIIGAVAAIPFYTNYKEALELCTGTT from the coding sequence ATGATGAACATCTCTGAACCCTACGTGATCCACTACCCGAAGATCGTTGCAGTAGCTGATGAATCCGGGGAGAACGTGGAACTGGTGGAATTCTTCGATTGCATCGGTGGTGCCATGTGGGCACAGCACCACTATGCCCAGAGTCCGATCATCCGGGATGTCCGGTGCGTGGGGTCAACAACGCGGTACCGAATCAGTCCCGGTTCAGTGAACCTTGCCCTGGAAGGATCGCGGTTCCCGGCAGGCATATCGGCCTGCACGGTTGAGCCGGACGAGATTGCCATAACGTATATCGGCATGGGTGGCGGGGGAGTGGGGGCCGCAGCCTGCCGTTCGGATGCAAAGGGCGTACTGCGGAGCAGGAGTGATCCGGCCGGAGGGGGTCGGGTTGCAGGAGCCACGCTCTGGCTTCCCCGCATGCAGCGCGTACTCATTGGCGTGGACGATACCGATACGCCGGAAGAAGGGGCGACCTGGACCCTGGTCCACAATATTGCCAGAGCTGCTGAAGATGAGAAGAGCGTGTACCTGTCGCACACGATTGTCCAGCTCTACCCGGTCCCCTACCGGACCAAGAATTGTGTGGGTCTTGTTGCAGAGTTTGCAACCTCGGATCCCAAAGGGCTCGTCCGAAGATTCCATGCCCTTCTTGAAAAATATACCCTCTCAAAAAAGACCGGTATGGCCGTATATACGGGTTTTTCCCCCTCAGAAGATCTGCTTGCTTTTGGGAGGAAAGTCAAACGCGGGGAAGTGGCGTCTGGCCTTCTCGAATCCCTGAATGACAACCATCTTGAGATCGTCATGAATGGCCGGGGGATCATCGGGGCGGTTGCTGCGATCCCGTTCTATACAAATTATAAAGAGGCACTGGAGCTATGCACTGGAACGACCTGA
- a CDS encoding tRNA(Ile2) 2-agmatinylcytidine synthetase, with product MITLNPDEVRQRFGPLFSQKFLVMVDEKAGTAEILEQCRARGPIEWDAMNRRRAGGAVIGVEVEGTGMTMHARLGKHPVNFGAAAGSIGGQALESVEVNGDEVITTWSGIAGAGVGIAACLPQAPGVLRAEYPSEEDLKVGGGRTNHVRIVSPRYEKICIGIDDTDTKTEGATWVMALKCAGACAIDGVEFLNMRLIQLNPEVPHKTTNCVSSALNFAVRPGKVDELLEFVRLFVEKNTFSKDTGIAVYRGIFGSAESPAHKMVKTEIMTLDQAEQEAKSHGVVFIDHNGRKGRIGAFGAVLWGCKGTEAAGLYDEHL from the coding sequence ATGATCACCCTGAATCCAGACGAAGTCAGACAGCGGTTCGGACCGCTCTTTTCCCAGAAGTTTCTCGTGATGGTGGATGAAAAAGCCGGCACTGCAGAGATCCTTGAGCAGTGCAGGGCGCGGGGCCCTATCGAATGGGATGCGATGAACCGGCGCCGGGCCGGTGGGGCCGTTATTGGGGTTGAAGTGGAAGGGACCGGTATGACAATGCATGCCCGTCTGGGAAAGCACCCGGTGAATTTTGGCGCTGCAGCAGGATCGATTGGCGGCCAGGCCCTCGAATCGGTGGAGGTCAATGGTGACGAGGTGATCACAACCTGGTCCGGTATCGCCGGTGCGGGGGTGGGGATCGCAGCATGCCTCCCCCAGGCACCTGGTGTTCTCCGGGCGGAGTATCCCTCGGAAGAAGATCTGAAAGTAGGTGGTGGCCGCACCAACCATGTCCGGATTGTATCCCCGCGGTACGAGAAGATCTGTATCGGCATCGATGATACCGATACCAAGACTGAAGGCGCAACCTGGGTGATGGCTCTGAAATGTGCGGGGGCATGCGCCATTGACGGTGTGGAATTCCTCAATATGCGTCTCATCCAGCTCAATCCTGAAGTTCCGCACAAGACCACCAACTGTGTCAGCTCTGCCCTGAACTTTGCAGTCAGGCCCGGAAAGGTTGATGAACTGCTTGAGTTTGTCCGGTTGTTTGTTGAGAAGAATACATTCTCAAAGGATACCGGTATTGCCGTGTACCGGGGAATTTTTGGATCTGCCGAATCGCCTGCGCATAAAATGGTGAAGACCGAGATCATGACCCTCGATCAGGCAGAGCAGGAAGCAAAAAGCCATGGTGTCGTCTTCATCGATCACAATGGCCGCAAGGGACGCATCGGGGCTTTCGGGGCCGTACTCTGGGGATGCAAAGGAACTGAGGCGGCAGGGCTGTATGATGAACATCTCTGA
- the fhcD gene encoding formylmethanofuran--tetrahydromethanopterin N-formyltransferase, with amino-acid sequence MEINGVTIDNTYAEAFPTWVCRIIITAVTKEWAKKAATEATGFATSAIGCPCEAGIEGYLQASETPDGRPGVSILICASKKKLKEQVVERLAECVLTAPTTAVFNGITNAEEKIPVKLHFFGDGYEYQKEVGGRKCWVIPIMNGEYVGEEEFGIVKGVAGGNFFIMGENQMAALVGAEAAIEAIDAVPGVITSFPGGVVASGSKVGSLKYKFMPASTNEKYCPTLREKVPDTKIPAGVKAVYEIVIDGIDEKSVAAAMAAGVRAAVTVPGVKFISAGNFGGTLGPFKIDLHKVL; translated from the coding sequence ATGGAAATCAATGGAGTTACAATTGACAATACCTACGCAGAGGCATTCCCTACCTGGGTCTGCCGTATCATCATCACTGCGGTGACCAAGGAATGGGCAAAGAAAGCAGCAACCGAGGCAACGGGATTTGCCACATCCGCGATCGGCTGCCCGTGCGAGGCAGGAATTGAAGGGTACCTTCAGGCAAGTGAGACCCCTGATGGACGACCCGGTGTATCTATCCTGATCTGTGCCAGCAAGAAGAAACTGAAAGAGCAGGTAGTTGAGCGCCTTGCGGAATGTGTCCTGACTGCACCCACGACAGCGGTCTTTAACGGCATCACAAATGCCGAAGAAAAGATACCGGTCAAGCTCCACTTCTTCGGTGATGGTTACGAGTACCAGAAGGAAGTTGGTGGCCGCAAGTGCTGGGTCATCCCGATTATGAACGGCGAGTATGTTGGCGAGGAGGAGTTTGGTATCGTCAAGGGCGTTGCCGGTGGCAACTTCTTCATCATGGGCGAGAACCAGATGGCAGCACTTGTTGGTGCAGAGGCAGCAATCGAGGCGATCGATGCCGTTCCCGGTGTCATCACCAGCTTCCCCGGCGGTGTTGTCGCAAGCGGATCCAAGGTTGGCAGCCTGAAGTACAAGTTCATGCCGGCATCCACCAACGAGAAGTACTGCCCGACCCTGCGCGAGAAAGTTCCGGACACTAAGATTCCCGCAGGTGTCAAGGCAGTGTACGAAATTGTCATTGACGGTATCGATGAGAAGTCTGTTGCAGCAGCAATGGCAGCCGGTGTCAGGGCAGCTGTCACGGTGCCCGGTGTCAAGTTCATCTCTGCCGGAAACTTTGGCGGAACCCTCGGACCTTTCAAGATCGACCTTCACAAGGTCCTCTAA
- a CDS encoding 4Fe-4S dicluster domain-containing protein: MAFAVHINMERCTGCNNCVVACPVDALELHTIDPVSTDKIYQVRDGKSIILDFKGELCAGCGVCVLACPYGVIRLAGSRESGTAAKVQ; the protein is encoded by the coding sequence ATGGCATTTGCAGTGCACATAAACATGGAACGTTGTACTGGCTGTAATAATTGTGTGGTTGCATGTCCTGTGGACGCATTAGAGCTTCACACGATAGATCCTGTTTCAACTGACAAGATCTACCAGGTCAGGGATGGAAAATCCATAATCCTGGACTTCAAGGGTGAACTCTGCGCCGGGTGCGGTGTTTGTGTTCTGGCATGTCCATACGGTGTTATCAGGCTTGCAGGTTCACGGGAATCCGGAACGGCGGCAAAGGTACAATAA
- a CDS encoding 4Fe-4S binding protein gives MALFPKFSKKKDGVNVVMEQKLLQNVSNLILNAETCTGCGICVEACPEEAIVLGLVGAARRGAINYAAPIDVDETKCSYCGVCVIMCPFNALTLKVDGQERLPILEKEGFPQYDMKAEINDEKCVKCTICEEVCPRDAIDRNVPAYEGTYKGPVAGGKPKAAAMKKKTTFTVDKEKCSLCGLCGALCPAIVVKHKEFSAESGKVEGDVIWDETKCDACKVCVEACPEECITVEREIISDKIDGKVSIVKDNCCTCTWCSKNCPTEAITVEKIFEGDIEFHAEKCPGGCSTCAEICPANAIYLPSPIPAADMKRDSIEAKIAVNKDYCILCGACVNACPGEDIIVLNRTGIRMKGKETDLFKKISEKLCTRRTSKVKEEISGQVTIKMMEKA, from the coding sequence ATGGCATTGTTTCCAAAGTTTTCTAAAAAGAAGGATGGCGTTAACGTCGTAATGGAGCAGAAACTCCTGCAGAACGTTAGCAACCTTATTCTCAATGCAGAAACCTGCACGGGATGCGGTATATGTGTCGAGGCATGTCCTGAGGAGGCAATCGTTCTCGGGCTTGTCGGTGCGGCAAGGCGTGGCGCAATCAATTACGCTGCCCCTATTGATGTAGACGAGACCAAGTGTTCATATTGTGGTGTCTGCGTCATCATGTGCCCGTTCAATGCGCTGACATTGAAGGTGGACGGACAGGAGAGACTCCCGATCCTTGAGAAGGAAGGGTTCCCGCAATATGATATGAAGGCGGAGATCAATGACGAGAAATGCGTCAAGTGCACGATCTGTGAAGAGGTCTGCCCCCGTGACGCCATTGACCGCAACGTCCCTGCCTACGAAGGAACCTACAAGGGACCGGTTGCAGGCGGAAAGCCCAAAGCAGCCGCAATGAAGAAGAAGACAACCTTTACTGTCGACAAGGAGAAATGTTCCCTGTGTGGCCTCTGCGGTGCACTCTGCCCCGCAATCGTCGTCAAGCACAAGGAATTCAGCGCTGAGTCCGGTAAAGTCGAGGGTGACGTTATCTGGGACGAGACCAAGTGCGACGCCTGCAAGGTGTGCGTAGAGGCCTGCCCAGAAGAGTGCATCACCGTCGAACGCGAGATAATTTCCGACAAGATCGACGGGAAAGTCAGCATTGTCAAGGACAACTGCTGCACCTGCACGTGGTGTTCCAAGAACTGCCCGACCGAGGCAATCACAGTCGAGAAGATTTTTGAAGGCGACATCGAGTTCCATGCAGAGAAATGCCCCGGAGGATGCTCGACCTGTGCCGAGATCTGCCCGGCAAACGCGATCTACCTGCCAAGCCCGATCCCTGCCGCGGACATGAAACGCGACAGCATCGAGGCGAAGATTGCCGTCAACAAGGATTACTGTATCCTCTGCGGTGCCTGTGTCAATGCCTGCCCCGGTGAGGATATCATCGTCCTGAACAGGACCGGTATCCGTATGAAGGGCAAAGAGACCGACCTGTTCAAGAAGATCAGTGAGAAACTCTGCACCAGGAGAACATCCAAGGTGAAAGAGGAGATCTCCGGTCAGGTCACGATTAAGATGATGGAGAAGGCGTGA
- the hdrC gene encoding CoB--CoM heterodisulfide reductase subunit C — translation MARTKGYPEALEKKLHDQRYFREDSNPEFTKNVKAISRTIAHMCYQCGTCTGSCPSAPRSTYRIRKFMRRAVLGLENEALTDPDLWLCTTCYSCSDRCPRDIIPTDVIMSMRNLAFKRDIVPVNFLKTVQAIYSSGHGVPNNDVNRAAREKLGLTRDPPTTHMYTEYMPGIRKIIDHYKLKAEADRIVKEREG, via the coding sequence ATGGCACGAACAAAAGGATACCCCGAAGCGCTGGAGAAGAAACTCCACGACCAGAGATACTTCCGCGAGGATTCAAACCCTGAATTCACCAAGAACGTGAAGGCCATCTCCCGCACCATCGCCCACATGTGCTACCAGTGCGGTACCTGCACCGGCTCCTGCCCGTCTGCACCCCGCAGCACCTACCGCATCCGCAAGTTCATGAGAAGAGCAGTTCTCGGGCTCGAGAACGAAGCACTCACCGACCCGGATCTCTGGCTCTGCACCACCTGTTACAGCTGTTCGGACCGCTGCCCGAGGGACATCATCCCGACCGATGTCATCATGTCCATGAGAAACCTCGCGTTCAAGCGCGACATCGTCCCGGTCAACTTCTTAAAGACCGTCCAGGCGATTTACTCATCAGGACACGGTGTGCCCAATAACGACGTAAACCGCGCAGCCCGGGAGAAACTCGGCCTGACCCGCGACCCGCCAACCACCCACATGTATACCGAATACATGCCCGGCATCCGGAAGATCATCGACCACTATAAGCTCAAGGCCGAAGCCGACCGGATCGTCAAAGAAAGGGAGGGCTAA
- the hdrB gene encoding CoB--CoM heterodisulfide reductase subunit B: MSEAGANHKFAFYLGCIAPNRYPGVESASIKAMKKLGVELVPLKGASCCPAPGAFGSIDLKVFYAMAARNLVLAEQMKMDIALVCNGCYKSIWEVNHKLKHNKDLRDDVNEVLKEVDMEYKGTINVYHTAELLYNDRFIGVDKVRDSVTNPLTGARIAVHYGCHLVKPHKDREFEKEVMLNTEHPVWMEELVAALGATPVEYRNKMQCCGAGGGVRGYDIVHALDITNEKLINLKEEKVDALTDICPFCQLQFDRGQIEIQEKFGVTYNLPVLHFAELLGLAQGMSPQDLGLDLHGISCESFLQKVL; encoded by the coding sequence ATGTCTGAAGCAGGCGCAAACCACAAGTTCGCATTCTATCTCGGATGCATTGCCCCGAACCGGTACCCCGGTGTCGAATCCGCCTCCATCAAGGCGATGAAGAAACTCGGCGTTGAACTCGTTCCCCTGAAGGGAGCAAGCTGCTGCCCCGCACCCGGTGCGTTCGGCTCGATCGACCTCAAAGTCTTCTATGCAATGGCAGCACGGAACCTCGTTCTCGCCGAGCAGATGAAGATGGACATCGCCCTTGTCTGCAACGGCTGTTACAAGTCGATCTGGGAAGTCAACCACAAGCTCAAGCACAACAAGGATCTCCGGGACGACGTCAACGAAGTCTTAAAAGAAGTCGACATGGAATACAAGGGTACCATCAACGTGTACCACACTGCCGAACTCCTGTACAACGACAGGTTCATCGGTGTCGACAAAGTCCGCGACAGCGTAACGAACCCGCTGACCGGCGCACGCATTGCTGTCCACTACGGCTGCCACCTGGTCAAGCCCCACAAGGACCGCGAGTTTGAGAAAGAAGTCATGCTCAACACCGAGCACCCGGTCTGGATGGAAGAACTCGTTGCAGCCCTTGGTGCAACTCCTGTCGAGTACCGCAACAAGATGCAGTGCTGCGGCGCAGGAGGCGGTGTCCGTGGTTATGATATCGTCCATGCGCTCGACATCACCAACGAGAAGCTGATCAACTTAAAAGAAGAGAAGGTGGATGCGCTCACCGATATCTGCCCGTTCTGTCAGCTCCAGTTCGACCGCGGCCAGATTGAAATCCAGGAGAAATTCGGCGTAACCTACAACCTGCCGGTTCTTCACTTCGCTGAACTCCTCGGTCTCGCACAGGGAATGAGCCCGCAGGACCTCGGGCTGGACCTCCATGGTATCAGCTGCGAATCGTTCCTGCAGAAGGTGCTGTGA
- a CDS encoding CoB--CoM heterodisulfide reductase iron-sulfur subunit A family protein, whose translation MAEKKATTKKAPSKKEDTKKVAPVKQEVKKQAPAAAGTTTKQDARIGVFICHCGTNIAGSMDIDAVQNASKSIPNVAFVDNYKYMCSMPGQTVIHKAIKEHKLTGVVVAACTPRLHEPTFRTATKDGGLNPFRFEMANIRDQNSWVHMHDRVGSTDKAIDAIKIAVAKATLLEDLFPKSVPVEKTAMVVGAGVAGMQAALDLAAAGIKTYLIEKDMSIGGRMSQLDKTFPTLDCSQCILTPKMVDVGRSPNIDLMTWSEVHEVEGYIGNFDVTIRKKARGVMTPKEAEAKGIVGGGCNGCGDCETACPVVKPNEFEIGMKPRKAIYVNHPQVVPLIYTIDFNSCVKCGICVTACGPEKRAIDLEMKDEFIKVKVGTVILATGYDIFPIEKKEEWGYKRYENVISSLEFERLICASGPTGGHLVRPSDGETPKRVAFVLCAGSRDNTGTGKPYCSRFCCMYSLKHAHQIIEKIPGCIPYIFYMDIRSFGKMYEEFYYRIQDEGAKFIRGRVANIIEDKKTKNLHVMTDDTLLDRPVDVEVDLVVLAAAIQPAADTNRTRKLFGVSCSMDGWLLEAHPKLNPCGTTTAGVFLAGVCQGPKDIPDTVASAEGAASAASIPIHMGEVELEPYFATCIEEKCAGCGMCVNLCPYSALALVEKDGRTVMQVTEAKCKGCGTCGGFCPGGAIWMNHFTTPQIVAQIDAFLLGGEQ comes from the coding sequence ATGGCAGAAAAGAAAGCAACCACCAAGAAAGCCCCGTCCAAGAAAGAGGACACCAAGAAGGTAGCTCCCGTGAAACAGGAAGTCAAGAAGCAGGCACCTGCAGCAGCCGGCACAACCACCAAGCAGGATGCACGTATCGGCGTGTTCATCTGCCACTGCGGTACAAACATCGCCGGTTCAATGGATATCGATGCCGTGCAGAACGCCTCAAAGTCCATCCCGAATGTAGCCTTTGTTGACAACTACAAGTACATGTGCTCGATGCCCGGGCAGACCGTCATTCACAAGGCGATCAAGGAACACAAGCTGACAGGTGTCGTCGTCGCCGCCTGTACCCCGCGTCTCCACGAGCCAACCTTCAGGACGGCCACCAAGGATGGCGGCCTGAACCCGTTCCGGTTCGAGATGGCAAACATCCGTGACCAGAACTCGTGGGTGCACATGCACGACCGCGTTGGATCAACTGACAAGGCAATAGATGCCATCAAGATTGCCGTTGCAAAGGCGACACTCCTCGAAGATCTCTTCCCGAAGTCAGTGCCGGTTGAGAAGACCGCGATGGTCGTCGGCGCCGGTGTTGCAGGTATGCAGGCAGCCCTTGACCTTGCAGCTGCAGGGATCAAGACCTACTTGATAGAAAAAGACATGAGCATCGGCGGACGCATGTCCCAGCTCGACAAGACCTTCCCGACCCTCGACTGTTCGCAGTGTATCCTTACACCCAAAATGGTGGATGTCGGAAGGAGCCCGAATATCGATCTCATGACCTGGTCCGAGGTTCATGAAGTCGAAGGCTACATCGGTAACTTCGATGTCACCATCCGCAAGAAAGCCCGCGGTGTAATGACCCCCAAGGAAGCCGAAGCCAAAGGTATTGTCGGCGGCGGCTGCAATGGCTGCGGTGACTGTGAGACCGCCTGCCCGGTTGTCAAGCCCAACGAGTTCGAAATCGGCATGAAACCGAGGAAGGCCATCTACGTCAACCACCCGCAGGTCGTTCCCCTCATCTACACCATCGACTTCAACTCCTGTGTCAAGTGCGGCATCTGCGTGACCGCCTGCGGTCCCGAGAAGCGGGCAATCGACCTCGAGATGAAGGACGAGTTCATCAAGGTCAAGGTCGGAACGGTCATCCTCGCAACCGGGTACGACATCTTCCCCATCGAGAAGAAAGAGGAATGGGGATACAAGCGGTACGAGAACGTTATCTCAAGCCTTGAGTTTGAACGGCTGATCTGTGCATCCGGCCCAACCGGCGGCCACCTGGTTCGCCCGAGCGATGGCGAGACCCCCAAGAGAGTCGCATTCGTGCTCTGTGCAGGGTCCCGTGACAACACCGGCACCGGCAAGCCATACTGCAGCCGGTTCTGCTGCATGTACTCGCTGAAACACGCCCACCAGATCATAGAGAAGATCCCCGGATGCATCCCCTACATCTTCTACATGGATATCCGGTCCTTCGGTAAGATGTACGAAGAGTTCTACTACCGTATCCAGGACGAAGGTGCCAAGTTCATCCGCGGCCGTGTCGCAAACATCATCGAGGACAAGAAGACCAAGAACCTCCATGTCATGACCGACGACACCCTCCTCGACCGCCCGGTCGATGTGGAAGTCGACCTCGTGGTGCTCGCAGCAGCAATCCAGCCTGCAGCAGACACCAACCGGACCCGGAAGCTCTTCGGTGTCTCCTGCTCAATGGACGGATGGCTCCTTGAAGCCCACCCGAAGCTGAACCCGTGCGGAACCACCACAGCCGGTGTGTTCCTTGCCGGTGTCTGCCAGGGACCCAAGGATATCCCTGACACGGTAGCATCAGCAGAAGGTGCAGCATCAGCAGCCAGCATCCCGATCCACATGGGAGAAGTCGAGCTTGAGCCCTACTTCGCTACCTGTATCGAGGAGAAGTGTGCAGGCTGCGGCATGTGCGTCAACCTCTGTCCCTACAGTGCCCTCGCGCTCGTTGAGAAGGACGGAAGGACCGTCATGCAGGTCACGGAAGCCAAGTGTAAAGGCTGCGGTACCTGCGGTGGCTTCTGCCCCGGCGGTGCAATCTGGATGAACCACTTCACAACCCCCCAGATCGTTGCTCAGATCGATGCATTCCTCCTCGGAGGTGAGCAGTAA
- a CDS encoding hydrogenase iron-sulfur subunit, producing MSAPGNFAIPERGPGIWQPKIQGIVCNWCSYAGADLAGGGRIQYPPDVRIVRVMCTGRIDALFVLKAFADGADGVLVSGCHFGDCHYLEGNYKAAKRMFMVKRLMKSIGLDDRRFRMTFVSASEGAKWGAVITDVVSTIRELGPSPLTESKK from the coding sequence ATGTCTGCACCAGGAAATTTCGCAATTCCCGAGAGAGGCCCCGGCATCTGGCAGCCCAAGATCCAGGGTATCGTCTGCAACTGGTGTTCCTATGCCGGTGCTGACCTTGCCGGCGGCGGCCGTATCCAGTACCCCCCGGATGTCCGGATTGTCCGTGTCATGTGCACGGGACGTATCGACGCACTCTTCGTCCTGAAGGCATTCGCCGACGGCGCCGACGGCGTTCTCGTCTCCGGCTGCCACTTCGGTGACTGCCACTACCTCGAAGGGAACTACAAGGCAGCAAAGCGGATGTTCATGGTCAAGCGCTTAATGAAGAGCATCGGCCTCGACGACCGCCGCTTCAGGATGACCTTTGTCTCGGCATCCGAAGGTGCAAAATGGGGAGCGGTTATCACCGATGTGGTCTCAACCATCCGAGAACTCGGTCCAAGCCCCCTGACGGAGTCCAAGAAATAA